In Lutra lutra chromosome 6, mLutLut1.2, whole genome shotgun sequence, the following are encoded in one genomic region:
- the RGL2 gene encoding ral guanine nucleotide dissociation stimulator-like 2 translates to MLPRPLRLLWDTSPPGGVVLSSFRSRDPEEGGGPGGQGVGGGQEEEEEEEEDEAPVSVWDEEEDGATFTVTSRQYRPPDPLAPTPPPRSSRRLRAGTLEALVRHLLDARTSGADVTFTSAFLATHRAFTSTPALLGLMADRLEALESHPTGELERTIGVAISVLSTWLASHPEDFGSEVKGQLDRLESFLLRTGYAAGAGVGGGGADLIRNLRSRVDSQAPDLPKPLALPGDPPADPTDVLVFLADHLAEQLTLLDAELFLSLVPSQCLGSLWGHRDRPGHSHLCPSVRATVTQFNKVAGAVVSSVLGATSTGEGLGEVTIRPLRPPQRARLLEKWIRVAEECRLLRNFSSVYAVVSALQSSPIHRLRAAWGEAARDSLRVFSSLCHIFSEEDNYSQSRELLSQEVKLQPSLETNSKKAPRSGSRGGGVVPYLGTFLKDLVMLDAASKDELENGYINFDKRRKEFAVLSELQRLQNECRGYDLRPDPDIQQWLQGLRPLTEAQSHQVSCEVEPAGTSDPPAPRVLRPTLVVSQWTEVLGSVGGPTPLVSWDRPSVGGDEAPGTPAPLLTRLAQHMKWPSVSSLDSALESTPSLHSPADPSHLSPPASSPRPSRGHRRSASCGSPLSGGAEGASKGTGYGGGGSGPGASDCRIIRVQMELGEDGSVYKSILVTSQDKAPSVISRVLKKNNRDSAVASEYELVQLLPGERELTIPPSANVFYAMDGASHDFLLRQRRRPSTATLALTSSPSASGTPPSEGGGGSFPRIKATGRKIARALF, encoded by the exons ATGCTCCCGCGGCCCCTGCGGCTGCTTTGGGACACGAGTCCCCCCGGGGGAGTCGTGCTGAGCAGCTTCCGGAGCCGAGACCCCGAAGAGGGTGGGGGCCCAGGTGGCCAGGGCGTGGGcggggggcaggaggaagaggaggaggaggaagaagacgaG GCCCCTGTGTCTGTctgggatgaggaggaggatggtgCCACCTTTACTGTCACAAGCCGCCAGTATCGGCCTCCCGATCCCTTG GCCCCGACACCTCCCCCACGTTCCTCCAGAAGGCTCCGAGCCGGCACTCTGGAGGCCCTGGTCAGACACCTGCTGGATGCCCGGACGTCAGGGGCTGACGTGACCTTCACATCAGCTTTCCTGGCCACCCACCGGGCCTTCACATCCACGCCTGCCCTGCTAGGGCTTATGGCTGACAG gcTGGAAGCCCTTGAATCTCATCCTACTGGTGAACTAGAGAGGACAATAGG ggTAGCCATCTCTGTACTGTCAACCTGGCTGGCCTCTCACCCTGAGGATTTTGGCTCTGAGGTCAAGGGTCAGCTTGACCGACTTGAGAGCTTCTTGCTTCGGACCGGGTATGCAGCAGGGGCGGGTGTTGGGGGGGGCGGCGCTGACCTCATCCGCAACCTCCGGTCCCGGGTGGACTCCCAGGCCCCCGACCTTCCTAAGCCCCTGGCCCTCCCCGGCGATCCCCCTGCTGACCCCACGGATGTCCTGGTGTTCCTCGCTGACCACTTGGCCGAACAGCTGACCCTGCTAGATGCG GAGCTGTTTCTCAGTCTGGTCCCCTCTCAGTGCCTGGGGAGCCTGTGGGGTCACAGAGACCGGCCAGGACATTCCCACCTCTGCCCATCTGTCCGAGCCACTGTCACACAGTTCAACAAAGTGGCAGGGGCGGTGGTCAGCTCTGTTCTGGGGGCTACCTCAACCGGAGAGGGGCTCGGGGAGGTGACCATTCGGCCACTCCGTCCTCCCCAGAGGGCCCGGCTCCTGGAGAAGTGGATCCGCGTGGCAGAG GAGTGCCGTCTGCTCCGAAACTTCTCTTCAGTTTATGCTGTTGTGTCGGCCCTGCAGTCCAGCCCCATCCACAGGCTTCGAGCAGCCTGGGGGGAAGCAGCCAG GGACAGCCTCCGAGTCTTCTCCAGCCTCTGCCACATTTTCTCTGAGGAGGATAACTATTCCCAGAGCCGGGAGCTCCTCTCGCAG GAGGTGAAGCTGCAGCCCTCTCTGGAGACGAATTCCAAGAAGGCCCCGAGGTCTGGCTCCCGGGGTGGG ggtgtggTCCCATACCTTGGCACCTTCTTGAAGGACCTTGTGATGCTGGATGCAGCCTCCAAGGATGAGCTGGAG AATGGATACATCAATTTCGACAAGCGGAGGAAG GAGTTCGCTGTCCTTTCTGAGCTGCAGCGGCTCCAGAATGAATGTCGTGGCTATGACCTCCGACCCGATCCCGATATCCAGCAGTGGCTTCAGGGGCTCCGGCCATTGACAGAGGCCCAGAG CCATCAAGTGTCCTGTGAGGTGGAACCAGCTGGTACCAGTGACCCTCCTGCCCCGCGTGTGCTTCGGCCGACGCTGGTCGTCTCGCAGTGGACAGA AGTTCTGGGCTCTGTCGGGGGACCCACCCCCCTGGTCTCCTGGGACCGCCCCAGCGTGGGGGGAGATGAGGCACCTGGaacccctgcccctctgctgaCCCGGCTGGCCCAG CACATGAAGTGGCCATCTGTCTCATCTCTGGACTCTGCCCTGGAGAGCACTCCATCCCTGCACAGTCCGGCTGACCCCAGCCAcctctctcccccagcctcctctcctaGGCCCTCTCGAGGTCACCGCCGCTCCGCTTCCtgtggctccccactcagtgggggtGCGGAGGGGGCCTCCAAGGGGACAGGatacgggggtggggggtctgggCCAGGGGCCTCTGATTGCCGAATCATCCGAGTCCAGATGGAGCTGGGAGAAGATGGCAGTGTCTACAAGAGCATCTTG GTGACAAGCCAAGACAAGGCTCCAAGTGTCATCAGTCGTGTCCTTAAGAAAAACAATCGTGATTCCGCAGTGGCTTCAGAGTACGAGCTCGTGCAGCTGCTACCAGGGGAGCGAG AGCTGACCATCCCACCCTCGGCTAACGTCTTCTATGCTATGGATGGAGCTTCACACGATTTCCTCCTACGGCAACGGCGAAGGCCCTCTACTGCTACACTGGCTCTCACCAGCAGCCCTTCTGCCTCAGGAACTCCCCcaagtgagggaggagggggttcCTTTCCCAGGATCAAGGCCACAGGGAGGAAGATTGCCCGGGCCCTCTTCTGA